The genome window AGGGATATCCACTCCGCCAATGATGAGCTTCCTGCCTTCCACCAGCCTGTGAGAGTCATAGCCGATGCCGATTCTCATATCAGATGCCCAGCCTTTTCTTCAGCAACATCTCTGCCACGGAGATATCCTCGGATGTCGTGATTTTGATGTTTTCATAGGATCCCATGATGACCTTCACCTTTCCCCCGTTCCTTTCCACGAGGACCGAGTCATCGGTCCCATAGAATCTTTCTGCCGTCGCCTTCTCATAAGCCCCCATGAGGGAGCGGAGCAAAAAGACCTGAGGTGTCTGTGCCGCCCAGAGGGTGTCACGGTTCAGGGTTTTTCTGACCACACAGCCAGCTCCCTGGCCCGCCGATTCGCCGTCGACCGGCTCTACTTCCTTTATGGTATCTTTTACGGGAACCGCCGTTACGACGCCATCGACGCCTCTCATGGCGCTGAGGGCGCATCGTATACTCTCCGCATCAATGAAGGGCCTCACACCGTCGTGGACAATTACAATATCGGCCTCACCGTTCACGAGCTTCAGGCCGTTGTAAACTGAGTCCTGCCTCTCGCGGCCGCCGGGTGCGATCCGTCTGATCTTAGAGAAATGGTACCCCTCAACAATATCAGCACCGGCCGCTATATCAGATTCCTTGATAACAGGGATGATCTCGGTAATCTCTTCAACGCGGTGAAGGGCTTCTAAGGTCCAGACGATAAGAGGTCTGTTCAGAACCAGGGTGAATGGTTTATTGGTGCCGGGGCCAAGCCTCTTGCCGAGACCGGCTGTCGGCACAATGGCTATGATCTTCTCCTCCATCGGGATCTATCGTACCGCCTTGTACTCTTCTCTCTCGTATTCTTCCCGCGTCTTCGAGAAGATCATCCTGCCGGCTGTCGTCTGGAGGACGCTCGTAACGGTAACCTCGGCATTCTTCCCGATGATCTTCCTTCCATTTTCGACGACGACCATTGTCCCGTCATCGAGGTAGGCAACCCCCTGATTGTATTCCTTGCCCTCCTTGATGACAAAGACCTTCAGGGTCTCTCCGGGGAGAACAACGGGCTTCAGGGCGTTCGCCAGCTCGTTGATATTCAGCACCGAGACACCCTGAAGCTCGGCCACCTTGTTGAGATTAAAGTCATTCGTTATCACCTTCGCGTCGTAGACCCTGGCGAGGGCTACAAGCTTTGCATCGACCTCTTTGATCTTCGGAAAATCCTCATCCGTTATCCTCACCGTTATGTGGGCCATCTTCTGGATCCTGTGGAGGATGTCAAGCCCCCTCCGTCCCCTCGCTCTTTTCAGGGAGTCAGGAGAATCGGCTACGTGCTGCAGCTCCTGCAGGATAAACTGGGGGAGGAGAAATACGCCATCGAGAAAGCCCGCCTCACAGACATCGGCTATCCTCCCGTCGATAATAACGCTGGTATCGAGGATATTGAGATGGGCTTCTGTCTCCTTCCCTCT of Thermodesulfovibrionales bacterium contains these proteins:
- the ispD gene encoding 2-C-methyl-D-erythritol 4-phosphate cytidylyltransferase, coding for MEEKIIAIVPTAGLGKRLGPGTNKPFTLVLNRPLIVWTLEALHRVEEITEIIPVIKESDIAAGADIVEGYHFSKIRRIAPGGRERQDSVYNGLKLVNGEADIVIVHDGVRPFIDAESIRCALSAMRGVDGVVTAVPVKDTIKEVEPVDGESAGQGAGCVVRKTLNRDTLWAAQTPQVFLLRSLMGAYEKATAERFYGTDDSVLVERNGGKVKVIMGSYENIKITTSEDISVAEMLLKKRLGI
- a CDS encoding PIN domain-containing protein, translating into MLMIIRAFVVLLFLFSGYIMGLRYNSLPEGIGIGFFCGILALVLERLFRSVAVGKIIGGIAGLSVGLIFANLLLFPLGMILTDLSFVSFALNSLCGYGGLLIGLKRGETLTIPGLFRILRGKETEAHLNILDTSVIIDGRIADVCEAGFLDGVFLLPQFILQELQHVADSPDSLKRARGRRGLDILHRIQKMAHITVRITDEDFPKIKEVDAKLVALARVYDAKVITNDFNLNKVAELQGVSVLNINELANALKPVVLPGETLKVFVIKEGKEYNQGVAYLDDGTMVVVENGRKIIGKNAEVTVTSVLQTTAGRMIFSKTREEYEREEYKAVR